One part of the Bacillus sp. FJAT-27916 genome encodes these proteins:
- a CDS encoding ABC transporter ATP-binding protein: protein MTLKIQEITKQFGRFTAVKQLSLEIEKGSIFGMLGANGAGKTTTFRMILGLIEPTAGEITWDGKPIGYTNSAQVGYLPEERGLYPKLKTGEQLVYLARLRGMDKADAEKEAKAWLERFNVPEYWDKKVGDLSKGNQQKIQFIASVIHKPELLILDEPFSGLDPVNVELLKNAVHDLRKEGTTIVFSSHRMEHVEELCENLCILQHGEAIVKGKLKEIKRSFGKKNIVIHADYDLSFLKEYPGVVKMKEVTEGVHLQISKEEDARLILEDTVKHGFIRKFELEEPSLQDIFIEKVGARYE, encoded by the coding sequence TTGACACTAAAGATTCAGGAAATTACTAAGCAGTTCGGCCGTTTTACGGCTGTGAAACAACTATCTCTTGAGATAGAAAAGGGAAGTATTTTTGGCATGCTTGGGGCAAATGGAGCGGGAAAGACAACGACTTTCAGGATGATTCTCGGCCTCATTGAACCGACTGCAGGAGAAATCACCTGGGATGGAAAACCTATTGGCTACACGAACAGTGCGCAAGTCGGTTACTTACCTGAAGAGAGGGGACTTTACCCAAAATTAAAAACTGGCGAGCAGCTCGTTTACCTGGCAAGATTGCGAGGCATGGACAAAGCGGATGCCGAGAAAGAAGCGAAGGCATGGCTTGAACGCTTCAATGTACCGGAATATTGGGATAAGAAGGTCGGGGACCTATCAAAAGGTAATCAGCAGAAAATCCAGTTTATTGCATCAGTCATCCATAAACCTGAGTTGTTGATTCTTGATGAACCATTCAGCGGCCTTGATCCTGTTAATGTGGAGCTGCTGAAGAATGCTGTTCATGATTTACGGAAAGAAGGAACAACGATTGTCTTCTCAAGCCACCGGATGGAGCATGTTGAGGAGCTGTGTGAGAATCTTTGTATCCTGCAGCATGGCGAGGCCATCGTGAAAGGGAAGCTGAAGGAGATTAAGCGCTCATTCGGCAAGAAGAATATTGTCATTCATGCTGATTATGACTTGAGCTTTTTGAAAGAGTATCCAGGTGTCGTAAAGATGAAGGAAGTAACTGAAGGTGTCCATTTGCAAATCTCTAAAGAAGAGGATGCAAGGCTGATTTTAGAGGATACGGTTAAACACGGATTCATTCGTAAATTTGAGCTTGAAGAGCCTTCCTTGCAGGATATCTTCATCGAAAAGGTAGGTGCACGATATGAGTAA
- a CDS encoding YhzD family protein: MSIYKLTVFEPNGEKVMDESIEAANDDAAKEIGSKLLEEKGFEEMTHRLTSPVGKLILFHR, encoded by the coding sequence ATGAGTATTTATAAACTGACTGTGTTTGAGCCAAACGGAGAGAAGGTTATGGATGAATCGATTGAAGCTGCTAATGATGATGCCGCAAAAGAAATCGGTTCAAAGCTTCTTGAAGAAAAAGGCTTTGAAGAAATGACTCATCGATTGACATCCCCAGTTGGAAAACTAATTTTATTCCACCGCTAA
- a CDS encoding enoyl-CoA hydratase codes for MESASVVKSVNVQKDGSVAIVSLNRPEVLNALNKEMVQELNKELKTLSLDDEISIIILKGNGGAFCSGGDIKSMFNLGTEKDFYAIMDSINELAMCLYTMPKLTIAAVHGAAAGLGLSLALATDCIIADKDSKLAMNFIGIGLIPDGGGHFFLERRLGELNTMKLIWDGEVLKAPCACEMGLIDIVAEGGLDAAVNEKVAEWKQKPMQAMIRTKKILAETKRPQLLKILELEKGSQFVMRQTEDHQEGIKAFVEKRKPVFKGK; via the coding sequence GTGGAATCTGCCTCTGTCGTTAAGAGTGTAAACGTGCAAAAGGACGGATCTGTTGCCATCGTATCATTGAATCGCCCGGAGGTATTAAATGCTCTTAATAAAGAGATGGTGCAAGAATTAAATAAGGAGCTTAAAACGCTCAGCCTTGATGATGAAATCTCCATCATTATTCTAAAAGGAAATGGAGGAGCTTTTTGCTCAGGCGGTGACATTAAGTCCATGTTTAATTTAGGAACAGAGAAGGACTTCTATGCAATTATGGATAGTATTAATGAGCTTGCCATGTGCTTATACACAATGCCAAAGCTCACAATAGCGGCAGTCCATGGAGCGGCTGCAGGGCTCGGCCTAAGCCTCGCTCTTGCGACAGACTGTATCATTGCTGATAAGGACAGCAAGCTTGCAATGAATTTCATTGGTATTGGACTAATTCCGGATGGAGGAGGGCATTTCTTCCTCGAACGTCGCTTAGGTGAATTAAATACGATGAAATTAATATGGGATGGCGAAGTCTTGAAGGCACCGTGTGCGTGTGAGATGGGGCTTATTGACATTGTGGCAGAAGGCGGTTTGGATGCGGCTGTGAACGAAAAGGTAGCGGAGTGGAAGCAAAAGCCGATGCAGGCAATGATTCGTACGAAGAAGATTCTGGCTGAGACGAAACGTCCGCAATTACTGAAAATCCTGGAGCTTGAAAAAGGCTCACAGTTTGTCATGAGACAGACGGAGGATCACCAAGAAGGTATTAAGGCCTTTGTTGAGAAAAGAAAGCCCGTATTCAAGGGGAAATAA
- a CDS encoding coproporphyrinogen III oxidase, whose protein sequence is MHIYVKGIEDERLVRPLSLIADLFFEESVLSTDKAEQADLIIAIEKQSSSSAKITLAAVLEAKTGGKVYEASYETELNEQLDEKALFKQIKNAYLYVFLKVLEEYTGIVQKWGLLTGVRPTKLWHQYRKQGVEPAEAKKRLKEQYSISEEKLDLLEQIVNHQLEAIPDLYDLRKEISIYIGIPYCPTKCAYCTFPAYAINGRQGNVESFLGGLHHEMREMGQWLKDKNVKITTIYFGGGTPTSISAQEMDMLYEELYQSFPDVENVREITVEAGRPDTITEEKIEVMKKWNIDRISINPQSYTQETLKAIGRHHTVEETIDKYLLAKECGMDNINMDLIIGLPGEGVPEFKHSLDETEKLMPESLTVHTLSFKRASEMTRNRTRYKVAGRDEVEKMMQEAQSWTESHGYHPYYLYRQKNILGNLENVGYAKKGMDSLYNILIMEEQQTILGLGCGAASKFVHPTTGKITHFANPKDPKSYNDGYEHYTRKKIDILEETLFSQ, encoded by the coding sequence ATGCATATATATGTTAAAGGTATTGAAGATGAACGGTTAGTCCGGCCTTTATCTCTTATAGCAGATTTATTCTTTGAGGAATCTGTCTTATCAACGGACAAGGCGGAACAGGCAGACTTGATTATTGCCATCGAGAAGCAGTCAAGCTCATCTGCCAAGATTACACTTGCCGCTGTACTGGAAGCAAAGACTGGCGGCAAAGTCTACGAAGCATCCTATGAAACAGAACTGAACGAGCAGCTGGACGAAAAGGCGCTTTTTAAACAAATAAAGAATGCTTATTTATATGTTTTCTTGAAGGTGCTCGAGGAATATACGGGTATTGTGCAGAAATGGGGCTTGCTGACCGGAGTAAGACCAACGAAGCTGTGGCATCAATACCGAAAGCAAGGTGTGGAGCCGGCTGAAGCGAAAAAACGACTGAAGGAACAATACTCTATCTCAGAGGAAAAGCTTGATTTACTGGAGCAAATAGTGAATCATCAGCTCGAAGCCATTCCAGATTTATATGATTTGAGGAAAGAAATCAGCATTTATATCGGAATCCCATACTGCCCGACAAAATGTGCTTATTGTACCTTCCCGGCATATGCAATCAATGGAAGACAGGGAAATGTTGAATCCTTCCTTGGCGGGCTTCATCATGAAATGAGAGAGATGGGGCAATGGCTGAAGGATAAGAACGTGAAAATAACGACCATTTATTTCGGCGGCGGGACACCAACAAGTATCAGTGCACAAGAGATGGACATGCTCTATGAGGAACTGTATCAATCCTTCCCAGATGTGGAGAATGTCCGGGAAATTACGGTGGAAGCAGGCCGTCCTGATACAATCACAGAGGAAAAGATTGAAGTAATGAAGAAGTGGAATATTGATCGAATCAGCATCAATCCACAGTCGTACACACAGGAAACCTTAAAAGCTATCGGACGCCATCACACGGTCGAGGAGACGATTGATAAGTACTTGCTCGCAAAAGAATGCGGGATGGACAATATTAATATGGACCTCATTATCGGTCTGCCTGGAGAAGGAGTCCCAGAATTTAAGCATAGTCTTGATGAAACGGAGAAGTTAATGCCTGAATCATTGACTGTTCACACACTTTCTTTCAAAAGAGCATCCGAGATGACCAGGAATAGGACCCGCTATAAAGTGGCTGGACGAGATGAGGTGGAGAAAATGATGCAGGAGGCACAAAGCTGGACTGAATCGCATGGCTATCATCCATACTACCTCTATCGACAAAAGAACATCCTCGGCAATCTTGAAAATGTCGGCTATGCAAAAAAAGGGATGGATAGCCTTTACAATATTCTCATCATGGAGGAGCAGCAAACCATCCTTGGGCTTGGCTGCGGCGCAGCAAGTAAATTCGTTCATCCAACGACCGGGAAAATTACGCATTTTGCCAATCCTAAGGATCCGAAATCCTATAATGACGGCTATGAGCATTACACGAGAAAGAAAATTGATATTCTAGAGGAAACACTTTTCAGTCAGTAA
- a CDS encoding HAD hydrolase family protein, whose amino-acid sequence MVYKLLMINMDGALLSSKGKLNPVTKESLEYVANKGVEVALITSNNYDYAFRTGKALKCNPHIIAHQGGFILEDLQRPIFVKRIPEETAVDIIRFLENISSHIRLIHEDVTIGNREDLPSSLFARIKWTPGDAGIYAQQFVDSLYDYLIKTPLSPLQIDAYIQDEKERKDTRAGLMAMFDNVEIQESFPGKLTLIPKSVAKNTAVRYLSKSRSIALDEMVIIGCDADEAELVRHAGLGVAVANASDTVKRGAKWLTRSNDELGVAYLIKEVFRRQHPIGFLRKMNIKVDK is encoded by the coding sequence ATGGTATACAAACTGTTAATGATAAACATGGATGGTGCGCTCTTATCCTCGAAAGGGAAACTAAATCCGGTAACGAAGGAGTCCCTTGAATATGTCGCCAATAAAGGCGTAGAGGTGGCTCTTATTACATCGAATAATTATGATTATGCCTTTAGAACAGGAAAGGCACTTAAATGTAATCCCCATATCATTGCTCATCAAGGCGGTTTCATCCTGGAGGATTTACAGAGACCCATTTTTGTGAAGAGGATTCCGGAGGAGACGGCTGTTGATATCATCCGATTCTTGGAAAATATATCCAGTCATATCCGACTCATTCATGAGGATGTCACGATTGGCAATCGGGAGGACCTGCCAAGCTCACTCTTTGCCAGAATTAAATGGACTCCTGGAGATGCGGGTATATACGCCCAGCAGTTTGTGGATTCCCTCTATGATTACTTAATCAAGACACCGCTCTCCCCGTTGCAGATTGATGCGTATATTCAGGATGAGAAGGAGCGCAAGGATACTCGAGCGGGGCTGATGGCGATGTTTGATAATGTTGAAATACAGGAGAGTTTTCCCGGGAAATTAACACTCATCCCGAAATCTGTCGCCAAAAATACAGCTGTCAGATATTTATCGAAGAGCAGAAGCATTGCCTTGGATGAAATGGTGATCATCGGATGTGATGCCGATGAGGCCGAGCTTGTTCGGCATGCAGGTCTTGGGGTAGCGGTTGCCAATGCATCCGATACAGTGAAGCGGGGAGCCAAATGGCTTACCCGAAGCAATGATGAATTAGGTGTAGCCTATTTAATCAAGGAAGTATTTAGAAGGCAGCATCCAATTGGATTCTTGAGAAAAATGAATATAAAAGTCGATAAATAA
- a CDS encoding YlbF family regulator, giving the protein MSVNVYDLAYTVEKGIRESAEYAELKKQYEAVMADENARTMFHNFRDIQVKLQEKQMTGQEITDEEVLQAQKTVALVQQHDLISKLMDAEQRMSVVLGDVNRIITKPLEDLYGTQG; this is encoded by the coding sequence ATGTCAGTAAATGTATATGATCTTGCTTACACAGTAGAGAAAGGCATTCGCGAAAGTGCAGAATATGCCGAGTTGAAGAAACAATACGAAGCGGTTATGGCAGATGAGAATGCCAGAACGATGTTCCATAATTTCCGTGATATTCAGGTTAAGCTTCAAGAGAAACAAATGACAGGACAAGAAATTACGGATGAAGAAGTGCTGCAGGCACAGAAAACTGTTGCCCTTGTACAACAGCATGATTTGATTTCTAAGTTAATGGATGCAGAGCAGCGCATGAGTGTCGTTCTTGGAGATGTAAATCGCATCATTACAAAACCGCTTGAAGATCTTTACGGTACTCAAGGCTGA
- a CDS encoding DUF445 domain-containing protein yields MNYFVTITTVVIVGAVIGGITNALAIKMLFHPYEPIYLFGRRLPFTPGLIPKRRDELAVQMGKMVVQHLITPESVKRKLLTSSVKVEAKRIAENMLDRTVFSEMKIEEAFRKLGIDDLPDMLVHRVADRSSNWVEGWYQSNQEKPIISFLPDTFREKVEEKLPDVSQYILDKGIAFFSSIEGKARLQKMADDFMGERGKFGGFMQMLLGNVNLGEKLQPEIIKFLANPGTKETLTQILRNEWDKLKTMKVSEAEQYYSLEEQKKLIHQGIFYAYRQLDLSAMPLSKVTGEWSETIKGRILPELIETVSERIINQVPVIMEKFKLEEIVREQVASFPVTRLEEMVLSITRSELKMITYLGALLGGLIGAFQGVFMIFMN; encoded by the coding sequence ATGAATTACTTTGTGACCATCACGACAGTGGTGATTGTTGGAGCAGTCATCGGCGGAATAACAAATGCTCTAGCGATTAAGATGCTGTTTCATCCATATGAACCCATCTATCTTTTTGGAAGACGCCTGCCTTTTACACCAGGCTTGATTCCTAAGAGGCGTGATGAGCTGGCCGTACAAATGGGGAAAATGGTTGTCCAGCACTTGATCACCCCTGAAAGTGTCAAACGGAAATTACTAACGTCTTCTGTAAAAGTAGAGGCAAAACGTATTGCTGAAAATATGCTCGATAGAACTGTCTTTTCGGAAATGAAGATAGAGGAAGCCTTCCGCAAATTAGGCATCGATGATCTGCCTGATATGCTTGTTCATCGAGTGGCAGATCGATCCTCCAATTGGGTGGAGGGATGGTACCAATCCAATCAAGAGAAGCCAATCATCTCTTTTTTGCCAGATACGTTTAGAGAAAAAGTAGAGGAAAAGCTGCCTGATGTTTCCCAGTACATTCTCGATAAAGGTATTGCCTTCTTTTCAAGCATTGAAGGGAAAGCCAGGCTGCAGAAAATGGCAGATGACTTTATGGGAGAACGAGGAAAGTTCGGCGGATTTATGCAAATGCTTTTAGGCAATGTTAATTTAGGAGAAAAGCTGCAGCCTGAAATTATCAAATTCCTTGCCAATCCTGGGACAAAGGAAACACTCACACAAATCCTTAGGAATGAATGGGATAAGTTAAAGACGATGAAGGTATCAGAGGCTGAACAATATTATTCCCTTGAGGAGCAGAAGAAGCTCATCCATCAAGGTATCTTCTATGCGTATCGCCAGCTTGATTTATCTGCCATGCCTTTATCTAAGGTGACAGGAGAGTGGAGTGAGACCATAAAGGGACGCATCCTCCCAGAATTAATTGAAACAGTATCAGAACGAATCATCAATCAAGTTCCAGTTATCATGGAGAAATTCAAGCTGGAAGAGATTGTCCGTGAGCAAGTGGCCTCATTCCCGGTGACGCGCTTAGAGGAGATGGTCTTATCCATCACAAGAAGCGAGTTGAAGATGATTACGTATCTTGGCGCATTGCTTGGCGGACTCATTGGAGCATTCCAGGGTGTCTTTATGATATTTATGAATTAA
- a CDS encoding YheE family protein has protein sequence MINHFTFQSLYQTEKIPGWSFSFYYERKRYTGIYHKDGSIEWTNGQPAESSRKELESRLHELMLYHVYDNQ, from the coding sequence ATGATCAACCATTTTACTTTCCAATCACTCTATCAGACAGAGAAAATACCAGGATGGTCTTTTTCGTTTTATTACGAAAGAAAACGATATACAGGGATCTACCATAAAGATGGCTCCATAGAGTGGACAAATGGGCAGCCAGCTGAAAGCTCCCGCAAAGAGCTTGAATCAAGACTTCATGAATTGATGCTTTACCATGTATATGACAACCAATAG
- a CDS encoding PucR family transcriptional regulator, whose product MYTDLRKLFPDLIQASYPLKDSSCHWYVDKQHGYIGIPKESMNVDQKRILDVFLEPFTLNADQLNMTAAQKIWHDLLYMGNQSRIEEAGTGSYRFIHFYLASNDTSRVDFSSAIYALFPDAVLCWKDRYSGVVIEQSTASTMTNQDFGAIIDTLESDLYAHLRLFIGNYYPVNGRMLASFQSEEACFNVLSLTHPKMRVTSFSQAFIDLILTGQNQRLCQTLARNMLGTLDTDTDLLETIKVYIESNANATVAAKKLFLHRNSLNYRLDKFHEITSLDVRQFEDSLSAYLAIRLLEGLNKE is encoded by the coding sequence ATGTACACTGACCTACGAAAACTATTCCCAGACTTAATACAGGCATCCTACCCTTTAAAGGATTCATCCTGCCATTGGTACGTGGATAAACAGCATGGGTATATTGGTATCCCAAAGGAATCCATGAACGTCGATCAAAAAAGAATTCTTGATGTGTTCTTAGAACCGTTTACCTTGAATGCCGACCAGCTAAACATGACAGCCGCACAAAAAATCTGGCATGACCTATTATACATGGGTAACCAGAGTCGAATTGAGGAAGCTGGTACAGGTTCTTATCGATTTATCCATTTCTATTTAGCCAGCAATGATACGAGCCGAGTTGATTTCAGCTCTGCTATCTACGCCCTATTCCCTGATGCCGTATTGTGCTGGAAAGACCGTTACAGCGGCGTTGTCATCGAACAATCTACGGCTAGTACAATGACGAACCAGGATTTTGGTGCCATTATTGACACACTTGAAAGCGATTTATATGCTCATCTGCGCCTATTCATCGGCAATTATTATCCGGTTAATGGAAGAATGCTTGCGAGTTTCCAATCGGAGGAAGCCTGCTTCAATGTCCTGTCTCTCACACATCCTAAAATGCGGGTAACCAGCTTTTCCCAAGCTTTTATCGATCTGATTCTAACCGGTCAGAACCAAAGGCTTTGCCAGACACTTGCCCGGAATATGCTCGGGACACTTGATACCGATACAGATTTGCTAGAAACCATCAAGGTTTATATTGAATCAAATGCAAACGCTACAGTTGCTGCAAAAAAGCTTTTCCTGCACCGCAACAGCTTAAATTACCGGCTCGATAAATTTCATGAAATCACGAGTCTTGATGTCAGACAATTCGAAGATAGCTTAAGTGCCTATTTAGCCATACGTCTCCTTGAAGGCTTGAATAAGGAGTAA
- a CDS encoding ABC transporter ATP-binding protein has translation MAELRLEHIYKIYDNKVTAVTDFDLHIKDKEFIVFVGPSGCGKSTTLRMIAGLEEISKGDFYIDDKRVNDVPPKDRDIAMVFQNYALYPHMSVYDNMAFGLKLRKFDKAEIDRRVKDAARILGLEEYLNRKPKALSGGQRQRVALGRAIVRDAKVFLMDEPLSNLDAKLRVQMRAEISKLHQRLDTTTIYVTHDQTEAMTMATRLVVMKDGFIQQVGAPKEVYENPENVFVGGFIGSPAMNFLTGTIKEDGFFVTGSSRIAIPEGKLSYLRAQGYINKDIILGIRPEDIHDEPVFIDASPATSIKCQIEVAELMGAETMLYTSIEGQSIVARIDSRSDIKPMDTLQLGLDMNKAHFFDKETEVRIRP, from the coding sequence ATGGCAGAATTAAGACTCGAGCATATTTACAAGATTTATGATAATAAAGTAACAGCGGTAACTGATTTTGATTTACATATCAAGGATAAGGAGTTTATCGTATTCGTCGGTCCATCCGGCTGCGGTAAATCCACCACCCTTCGTATGATTGCCGGACTTGAGGAAATTTCTAAGGGCGATTTCTATATCGACGACAAACGCGTGAACGATGTACCGCCTAAAGACCGTGATATCGCCATGGTATTCCAAAACTACGCTCTCTATCCACATATGTCCGTATATGACAATATGGCGTTCGGATTAAAGCTTCGTAAATTCGATAAAGCTGAAATTGACCGTCGTGTAAAGGATGCTGCCCGCATTCTCGGACTTGAAGAATATTTAAACAGAAAACCAAAAGCACTATCAGGCGGTCAGCGCCAGCGTGTTGCCCTTGGCCGTGCAATTGTTCGTGACGCAAAGGTCTTCCTAATGGACGAGCCTTTATCCAATCTTGATGCGAAACTCCGTGTTCAAATGCGTGCTGAGATCTCTAAATTGCACCAACGTTTGGATACAACAACCATCTATGTAACGCATGACCAAACAGAGGCAATGACAATGGCCACTCGTCTTGTCGTCATGAAAGATGGCTTCATCCAACAAGTCGGCGCACCAAAAGAAGTATACGAAAACCCGGAGAACGTCTTCGTCGGCGGATTTATCGGATCCCCAGCGATGAACTTCCTTACTGGAACCATTAAAGAAGACGGCTTCTTCGTAACTGGCAGTTCTCGAATTGCCATTCCGGAAGGAAAACTAAGCTATCTTCGTGCACAAGGCTATATCAATAAAGACATTATTCTCGGCATCCGTCCTGAAGATATTCATGATGAGCCTGTTTTCATTGACGCTTCTCCAGCAACCAGCATTAAATGCCAAATTGAAGTTGCAGAATTAATGGGAGCTGAAACAATGCTTTATACTTCTATTGAAGGCCAATCAATCGTAGCACGGATTGATTCCCGCTCTGATATTAAACCAATGGATACATTACAGCTTGGTTTGGATATGAATAAAGCTCATTTCTTTGATAAAGAAACAGAAGTAAGAATTCGCCCATAA
- a CDS encoding alpha/beta-type small acid-soluble spore protein codes for MAQNSSGNSSNQLLTPGAAQAIDQMKYEISSEFGVNLGAETTSRANGSVGGEITKRLVRMGEQQISGQK; via the coding sequence ATGGCACAAAATAGTTCAGGCAATTCCTCTAATCAATTGCTTACTCCAGGAGCAGCTCAAGCAATTGACCAAATGAAATATGAAATCTCCAGCGAATTTGGAGTGAACCTGGGAGCAGAAACAACTTCCCGCGCAAATGGTTCTGTAGGCGGAGAAATCACAAAACGCCTTGTCCGCATGGGTGAACAGCAAATCAGCGGTCAAAAATAA
- the fumC gene encoding class II fumarate hydratase yields MEYRIEKDTMGEVKVPASSFWGAQTERSRNNFKIGEEIMPLEIVRSFAQLKKAAAHTNYELGNLSENKKNAISKVCDDIIAGQLDEHFPLKVWQTGSGTQSNMNVNEVVAFKGNEWLRSQDIEEVLHPNDDVNMSQSSNDTYPTALHVAAYSIIQERVLPEVAEFKKVLLEKEEEFKDIVKIGRTHLQDATPLTLGQEISGWRYMIERSEQMIEESAIKLLSLAIGGTAVGTGINAHVDFGERTAAYLAEQTGYGFTSSPNKFHALTSHDEIVYAHGAIKALAMDAMKIANDIRWLASGPRSGIGEITIPANEPGSSIMPGKVNPTQSEALTMVAVQVFGNDAAIGFAASQGNFELNVFKPVIAYNFLQSSRLMADSLESFRVNCLVGLEANVESIAKNVESSLMLVTALNPHIGYEKSAAIAKLAFKDNSTLKEAALKLEYLTEEEFDQWVNPSDMVKQKG; encoded by the coding sequence GTGGAATATCGGATTGAGAAAGACACCATGGGGGAAGTGAAAGTCCCGGCAAGTAGTTTCTGGGGTGCACAAACAGAAAGAAGCCGCAATAATTTCAAAATTGGTGAGGAAATCATGCCCCTTGAGATTGTTCGTTCCTTCGCACAATTAAAGAAGGCGGCTGCTCACACAAATTATGAGCTCGGCAATCTTTCGGAGAACAAGAAGAATGCCATCTCCAAAGTATGTGATGACATTATTGCTGGTCAATTAGACGAGCATTTCCCATTAAAGGTTTGGCAGACTGGAAGCGGTACGCAAAGTAATATGAATGTAAATGAAGTGGTCGCCTTCAAAGGCAATGAATGGCTCCGCTCTCAGGATATTGAGGAAGTCTTGCATCCGAATGATGACGTCAATATGTCACAAAGCTCCAATGACACCTATCCAACGGCCTTGCATGTTGCTGCCTATTCCATCATTCAAGAGAGAGTGCTTCCTGAGGTAGCTGAATTCAAGAAAGTCCTTCTAGAAAAGGAAGAGGAATTCAAAGACATTGTGAAGATTGGCAGAACGCATCTTCAAGATGCGACACCATTAACACTTGGCCAGGAAATAAGCGGCTGGAGATATATGATTGAACGTTCTGAGCAAATGATTGAGGAAAGTGCCATTAAGCTTCTTTCTTTAGCAATCGGCGGTACGGCAGTAGGAACAGGTATCAATGCTCATGTTGATTTTGGAGAAAGAACAGCTGCTTATCTTGCTGAGCAAACAGGCTATGGGTTCACCTCTTCACCAAATAAATTCCATGCTTTGACAAGCCACGATGAAATCGTATATGCCCATGGTGCTATCAAGGCACTTGCAATGGATGCCATGAAAATTGCGAATGATATTCGCTGGCTGGCGAGCGGTCCGCGAAGCGGCATCGGGGAAATCACGATCCCGGCAAATGAACCAGGAAGCTCTATCATGCCTGGTAAGGTCAATCCAACCCAAAGTGAGGCATTGACAATGGTTGCTGTACAAGTATTCGGCAACGATGCGGCAATTGGATTTGCAGCGAGCCAAGGGAATTTTGAGCTGAATGTATTCAAACCTGTAATTGCCTATAACTTCCTTCAATCCTCCAGATTAATGGCTGATTCACTGGAATCCTTCCGTGTGAACTGTTTGGTTGGTCTTGAAGCGAATGTAGAAAGCATTGCAAAGAACGTTGAATCTTCACTTATGCTTGTGACAGCCTTGAATCCGCATATCGGTTATGAAAAGTCAGCTGCTATTGCCAAGCTTGCCTTTAAGGATAATAGCACATTGAAGGAAGCAGCTTTAAAACTTGAGTATTTAACTGAAGAAGAGTTCGACCAATGGGTTAATCCAAGCGATATGGTCAAACAAAAAGGTTAA
- a CDS encoding HPr family phosphocarrier protein gives MKQIESVSSILPINDPITLKQLMCIADYAKSYSGSIKIVRGRQVINMTNIPALTAFFLTLRKGSKVSIHVDGPDVQSAINRIKEVCISGKTNYIEFSKASFI, from the coding sequence ATGAAACAGATAGAAAGCGTTTCTTCTATACTTCCAATTAATGATCCCATTACATTAAAACAATTGATGTGCATCGCAGATTATGCAAAATCCTACAGCGGCTCCATCAAAATTGTCCGCGGACGACAAGTTATTAATATGACTAATATCCCTGCATTAACTGCATTCTTCCTGACTTTACGAAAAGGCTCTAAGGTAAGCATTCATGTTGATGGACCAGACGTTCAATCAGCCATTAACCGAATTAAAGAAGTATGTATATCAGGGAAAACGAATTATATAGAGTTTTCAAAGGCATCCTTTATTTAA
- a CDS encoding nuclear transport factor 2 family protein: protein MNPMRILHIKELEESHLKPEIRRSKEEMDWILAEEYREIGSSGRIFDKEDCLSRELSQDDLSLEQFEYRQLAPDVVLTTYLLRNKTTNRHTLRSSLWKRIEARLQLYFHQGTVTGE from the coding sequence ATGAATCCAATGCGTATTCTGCATATAAAGGAGTTAGAAGAAAGTCATCTAAAACCAGAAATTCGCCGCTCTAAAGAAGAAATGGACTGGATTCTGGCCGAGGAATATAGAGAAATTGGCAGTTCGGGGAGAATATTCGATAAAGAAGATTGCTTGAGCAGGGAGCTTTCTCAGGATGATTTGTCCCTTGAGCAATTTGAATACCGGCAGCTGGCTCCTGATGTTGTCTTAACGACTTACCTCCTTAGGAATAAGACAACAAACCGTCATACGTTAAGAAGCTCCCTTTGGAAGCGGATAGAGGCGAGGTTGCAGCTATATTTCCATCAAGGAACCGTTACTGGGGAATGA